A window of Elusimicrobiota bacterium genomic DNA:
GACCTGATCCGCGAGTCTCCCGGCGAGCCGCGCCTGCGCCTCTACCTCGCGACCATCGTCGCGCGGGCCGGCGACCGCGCCGCGACGCTGAAGGCCCTCGCCGAGGCGCGCCGGCTCGGCCCGACCGCCCTGGACCGCCAGCGCATGGCCTTCCTCCACCAGGACTTCAAGGACTACGCCCCGGCGCGGGAGCTGCTCGACGGGCTGATCGCGGAGTCCCCGCGGGACCTGAGCGTCCGGCTCGACCGAGCCTCGCTGGCGGCGCAGAGCGGCGAACGCGACGCGGGCCTCGCGCACCTCGCCGCCGCGAGCAGGCTGAAGCCGGGACCGGAGGAGCGCCGCCGCATGGCCGGGCTGTACCGCGACCTGGGCGAATCCGGCCGGGCGCGCGCGCTGCTCGACGGCCTCATCAAGGACTCGCCCGCGGACGGACGGCTGAGGTTCGAGGCCGCCGCGCTCGCCGAGCGCGCCGGAGACCGCGACGCGGCGCTCGCCGCCATGGCCGAGGCCCTGCGCGCGGGCCTCGACCCCGACGGCCGCCGCCGCGCCGCGCTTTTCTATCAAGGGCTGGGCGAGCACGGCGAGGCCCGCGCCGTCCTCGCGGGGCTCGTCAAGGACGCGCCGCGCGAGCCGGGGCCGAGGATCGAGCTCGCCGAGTTCGAGGCGCGCCGCGGCGCGCGCGCCGCGGCGCTCGAGGCGCTCGCGGCGGCGAAGGAGCTCGAGCCGGACCTCCAGGAGCGCCAGCACATGTCCTTGGTCTACGAGGAGTTGAAGGAGCACGAGACGGCGCGCCTCATGATCGACGCGCTGATCGCCGAGCAGCCCGAGGACCCGCAGCTCCGGCTCAATCGCGCCTACTTCGCGGCCGACGTCGGCGACCGAGCCGGGGCGCTCGCGTTCCTCGCCGAGACCCGCGAGCGCGCGCCCGATCCCGACGACCGGCGGCGCATCGCGACGCTGTACGAGCGCCTCGGCGAGCACGCGGCGGCGCGCGCCGCGCTCGACGGCGCTCCGGAAAAAAGCCGTTGACGAAAACGGGAGCCGGGGCTATACTGCGTTTGAGGACGACATGAAGAAAACACTGGCGAAGTCGGTCCGGCACCACAAGGTTTCCTCTCGGAAAGCGAAGGGCGGCAAGGCGCTTGAGTTCGAGCAGGGCTGGAACGAGCTCGAGGCGCAGCATGACCGCCTGAAGACCGATTGGATGAGCCTCGCGGTCCAGCTCGGGATCGGCGGATCCGATAAAGCGGCTTACGACTAGGACTGCGGCTAGTCCTCTTCGGAGTCGGCACGGCGCTTGAGGCGCACGGTCCGCTTGCGGACCCTGTGACCGAAACGCGCGACGAGGGACTCCGCGAGGGCCAGAAGCTCTCCCGTCCACCTGCGGGCCTTCAGCCCGTCCAGAAGCGCGTGCCCGTCCAGCCTCGCCACCTCCGCCCATA
This region includes:
- a CDS encoding tetratricopeptide repeat protein, encoding MRAPLAAAVLAAALCAAAPADAPPPSLDEATAAFKTGERKRALELLAAARPREGGAERRERAALLYADLKDYAAAESMMNDLIRESPGEPRLRLYLATIVARAGDRAATLKALAEARRLGPTALDRQRMAFLHQDFKDYAPARELLDGLIAESPRDLSVRLDRASLAAQSGERDAGLAHLAAASRLKPGPEERRRMAGLYRDLGESGRARALLDGLIKDSPADGRLRFEAAALAERAGDRDAALAAMAEALRAGLDPDGRRRAALFYQGLGEHGEARAVLAGLVKDAPREPGPRIELAEFEARRGARAAALEALAAAKELEPDLQERQHMSLVYEELKEHETARLMIDALIAEQPEDPQLRLNRAYFAADVGDRAGALAFLAETRERAPDPDDRRRIATLYERLGEHAAARAALDGAPEKSR